The DNA region GCCGCTTGGACTATTACGCCGATGGGCTGATCCTCGGCCCCGAGCGGCCAAGCTTCGAAGTGCGCGCGGGCGAAGCGATCTATTTGGGCATCTGGCAGGTTGATCTTGAGGACACGCGCGCCGTGACACGGCCGTGGCGCATTGACGGCGCCGATCTCCGCGCCGCGATGGAGCAGGTGGATGCTCTGCGCGGTGAAGTCCGCATCCGCCAAACCGTGCCACGCGCCGTGCCATGCAATCCGCAGCGCATGAACACGATGAGCCAGCGGCGCGTGTGCTAACGTAGCGGCGCCGTAGTCGCCCGACTGATGACCCTTTAGTGGATTGAGCCATGGACACCAGCACACTCAATGAATTGCTCGACGCCGTGCGTCGCTTCGTCAACGAACGGCTTATCCCGCTTGAAGCCAAAGTCTCGGAGGATGACGCGATCCCCGATGATGCGCTCGCGGAGATGCGCGCGCTCGGCCTGTTCGGGCTGTCGATCCCGGAAGAGTTCGGCGGGCTTGGCCTCTCCATGGAGGAAGAGTGCCGCACGATGTTCGAATTCTGCCGCTGCTCGCCGGCGTTTCGCTCGGCCTTCGGCACCAATGTCGGCATCGGCAGCCAAGGCCTCGTCATGTTCGGCACGCCTGAGCAGAAGGCGAAATATCTGCCGGGCATCGCCGCGGGCGACATCGTCACCTCGTTTGCGCTGACGGAACCCGAAGCCGGTTCGGATTCCGGTTCGGTGCGGACGAAGGCAGAGTTTCGCGGCGATCACTACCTGCTGAACGGCTCCAAGCGCTACATCACCAATGCGGCGCGGGCCTCGCTCTTCACAGTGATGGCGCGCACCAACCAGGACGTAAAAGGCGGCGGCGGTGTCAGCGCCTTCCTTGTGCCGCGTGACCTGCCAGGGCTTTCTGTCAGCAAACCCGAAAAGAAAATGGGCCAGCAGGGCGCGCATATTCACGACGTAAATTTCGACAATGTGAAAGTGCCGGTCGAAAACCGTTTGGGCGAGGAGGGCCAAGGCTTCCGCATCGCCATGCAAGTGCTGGATCGCGGGCGCTTGCACATTTCGTCGGTGTGCGTCGGCGTGGCCGAGCGCCTTATCGAGGAAAGCGTGCGTTACGCGGCGGAGCGCAAACAATTCGGCCAAGCGATCGCAAGCTTCCAGATGATCCAGGCGATGCTTGCCGATTGCCGCGCCGAAGCGAACGCAGGTCGCGCCATGGTGCTGGAAGCGGCGCGCAAGCGCGATCGTGGCGAAGATGTCGTCATGGATGCGGCCGCCGCAAAGCTCTTCTGTTCGGAGATGGTGGGCCGCGTGGCCGATCGTGCCGTGCAGATTTTCGGCGGTTCCGGCTATGTTGCCGATTATGGCGTCGAGCGCTTCTATCGCGACGTGCGCATCTTCCGGCTCTACGAGGGCACCAGTGAGATCCAGCGCGTCATCATCGCGCGCGAAATGATGAAGCAGGGCAAGTAGGCGGCAATGAACGACAAGCCGCACTTTCGGTTTCATCCAGACGCTTACGAGCATCAATGCTTCGAAGAATCGGACGAGCCGTGCGCCGCATGCGGGCGGCCGTGTGTGTGGAAATACACAAACCACATTTACGCGCTGCCGCCTGAGCCCACGGCGATCTGCGCGCGCTGCATCGCGGACGGCTCCGTGGCGAAAACCGTTCCTGAGGGCGATTACAGCCTGCACGATTGTAGCTTTGACGAAGAACCGTCCGACGCATTGGCGGCTGAGGTGGAGCAGCGCACGCCTGGCTTTTCGACCTACAATCCCTTCGTCTGGCCCGTACGCGATGGCGCGCCGTTAGCCTTTCTCGGTTTCGGCGAGGACGACAATCTTTTGCGCCTGCCACAAGTGCAAGCGGCGATCGCCGTGCTTGCCGAGGAGATGGGCGGCGGGGTGGCGCCGAATTACGCCATGATTTTCAGGACACTCGAGGGCGATGAATATGTCGCCACACTCGATCTCGATTGAGATCGCACATTCGAGCTGAGTCATGCCGCCGAAGGATGAGTCCAAGCCGCAAAAGAGTTTGGTCGAGCACGCAAGGAGCATTGCCGCGCTGCCGGGTGAGAAACTCGATGAGCTGAAAGCGTTTGGCGCCGAGAAGCTCGATCAAACGATGGCTGCCTTTCTCAACGCGCTACCCGCGCTGCGTCAAGCGGGCTACGCATTGCGCGAGTTCGAGATCGAGCTTGGACTCACGCCCAAGATCATCGCGCATTTTATGCCGGTTGCCGCGAGCGACGATGACATCGCCGCCGCACGCGAAGCGCTCAAGAGCAACAAAATCGGCGCGTCCATGCTGAGCGTGCTGCGCCGGGCAGGTGACGTGCATCGCCAGGTCAAGGTGCCTGGTTTTGAGTGCGCGCATATGGAAATTGACGTCGGCGTCATTCCAGCGGTTCGGCTTCGCTATCGGTCCGCCGACGCGCCCTAACGCGTCAACGCGCGCGCTCAGAGTGTGAACATAAGCTTGACGCACGAGTTTTGGCAGTTGCGTTTGCCAAATCTCAAGCGCCCGTACGCATATTGCCCATCCCTTAACGGGGTGAAGGGTTTTGTGGCTGAGGCGCGCATTCAAGAGCTCCATCGCGGGTAAAATCGCGGCGGCCGTGCTCATCTCGACGATCCTGGTCACGGCGGCCGGGTCGACGGCGGCGTTTCTGGTCTACCGCCAGAACGCGCTGCGCGGCGCGTTGAACGTCACCTTGGCCTATCTCGAAGAGCGCCAGAAGACTGAGGAGCGGGTGTTTGAGGACATCCGCGATGTGCAATCTTCCGCACAGCGCCTTTATGAACAACGTCTCAAGACGATCGATCAACGCGCGGCTCTGCGCGCCTTCGAGGCTCTCTTCCCGCTCCAGGCGGATGGCTCACGCCGCAGCGTCGATATGGTGTTCGACGGCGGGCGCGCGGCGGACGGCGTCAACGTTTTTGGCGTGGGCTCCTTTATGGCCAACGGCGCGCGGATGACGCCGGAGGAGAAGCTGGAGATTTACGCGGCCTATCTCGTGCTGCGTGACATGGGGCCGATCATCCTGCCGCGGCTCGACAATCTATATTTCTTTACGCAGCAAAATCGCATGGTGATGTTCGCACCCAACCGCGAGGATCGGCTGAGCTTCTATCGCCACGACGCGCCGGCGACTTTCGCGTTTCAGCACGAAGAATTCGCCGTCATTTCCACGACAAGCGCCAATCCCGCGGCGCTGACCCGGTGCACCGGTTTGCGGCGCTTCATCACCGACCCCACAGGTCGACGCCTGTCATCCGCCTGCATGACGCCGCAGGATCTCGATGGACGACGCGTCGGCGCCTGGGGCGCGAGCATCACGATGGCCGACGGTTTGCGTGCGTCGGTCGAGAGCGCGCTGCCTGGCACCAGTAACGCAATTTTGGATCGCCAAGGTGGTCTGATTGCGCACGGCGATCTGATCGGCGCCAATGCATCGCACAATGTCGCCGCCGTCTCGGAGAGGCTCGGCATCGCGCAAGTCATGGACTTTATCCGCGCATCGGAGGCCGACAGCGGCGTCGTTCCGCATGTGATTAACGGCAACTATGTTGTCTTCGCACGAATCGATGGTCCCGACTGGATATTCCTGTCGCTCGTGCCCCAAGAGATCGTTGCGCGGCATGCAAGCCACAGCGCCGGCATGTTCTTCATTATTGGCGCGCTGGCGGTGCTGGCGCAGGTGCTCCTCCTGGCGTTCCTCATGTATCGCTGGGTGGTGCGACCGACAATGCGGTTGACGGAAGCGGCGAGCGCGAACGCCAGCCTCTGCCTCGACGATATCGCAGGGCGCCAGGATGAGCTAGGTGAACTCGCGCGCGCGCTCACGGCGCGCGATCAACGCGATGCGGAACGCCTCAATGCGTTGGCCGAAGCCAGCGCTGACGCGCAGGCGGCGAGCCAAGCCAAATCACAATTCCTCTCGGCCATGAGCCACGAATTACGCACGCCGCTCAATGCGGTTATCGGCTATACCGAAATTATGCGTGAGGATGCGGTGGAGGCCAAACGCGCCACTGATGTGGCCGATCACAATCGCGTCCTCGCCGCTGCACGCCGCTTGCTGCATCTGATCAACGAGGTGCTTGACCTTTCCAAGGTCGAATCCGGTCGGATTCAGCTCGAAATCGAACCGGCCAATGTTGTTGAACTCGCCAACGATGCGCTCGACGCTATTCGCCCGCAGGCGGAAGCCAACGGCAACGAATTGGTTCTCGAAGCGCCGGCGAATTTGCCGCTAGGCCATACCGATAATTTCAAGCTCGGCCAGTGTTTGCTCAATCTTCTCTCGAACGCCTGCAAGTTTACGCGCAACGGCGAAATTCGCGTGCGCGTGCGCCATGAGCACGGCCTGTTCGTGTTCGAAGTATCCGACACGGGCGTCGGCATTCCAGCGGACAAGATCGGCAATCTGTTCCAGCCTTTTGTGCAGGCGGATTCATCGACCACGCGCACGTTCGGCGGAACAGGGCTCGGGCTCGCCATCACCCGCCGTATGGCGCAATTGATGGGCGGCGATGTGACGGTCGAAAGCGTTTCCGGACAAGGCTCCGTTTTCACCCTGACCGTAGCGGTGTCGCTGGAAGACGGAAAAGCTGAAATCGAAGCGGCCTAGGTCTAGGGAATTCGCGGTGGCGTGCGCACATAAGCGCCGTGGCGCGAGCGCTTGATACATTGGTGGCGGAGATCCGCGCATGTCGCGCATGCGAACTACCGCATGAACCGCGCCCCGTTGTCTGGGTGCATCCGGATGCGCGCATTCTCATCGCCGGCCAGGCGCCGGGCAGGCGTGTGCATGAGACGGGCATCCCGTGGAACGATGCATCCGGCGATCGGCTGCGTGATTGGCTGCAGATGGACCGCGATGCCTTCTACGACAAAACCAAGATCGCGGTGGCGGCGATGGGGTTCTGCTTTCCGGGGACCGTCAAAGGAGCCGATCTGCCGCCGCGCCGCGAATGCGCGCCGCTATGGCGGCCGCGGCTCTTGCCGCTGCTCAAGAACGTGCGCCTGACCCTGCTGGTCGGAACGTACGCGCAGCGCTATCATTTGGGTGCTGCGGTGAAATCGACTTTGGGCGAAACGGTCGCTTCTTGGCGCGACTATCCGGCCAATGTCATGCCTTTGCCGCATCCATCCTGGCGGAATAGCGCATGGCTGAAACGCAATCCCTGGTTCGAGCGGGAAGTGTTGCCCGAATTGGGGCGCAGGGTCTCATCGGCTTTGCGCTGATGCTGATCGCAGCCTGCGTGCCGACAGTGCAGCAGGCGCAATCGCCGCTCGCGGAATTTCATGGCCCCGGCTTCGATGTCGCCAATGAGCGCTTCTATTCATTCGACGGCGCGCCGCTGGGGCTGACCGCATGGGTGCCGGAAGGTGAGCCCACAGCCGTGCTGATCGCGCTGCACGGCATGAACGATTACGCCAACACCTATTACCTCGCCGGGCCCTGGTTCGCGGAGCGTGGTGTCGCGCTTTATGCTTATGATGCGCGCGGCTTCGGCCGGTCGCCGCGTCGCGGTGTATGGGCGGGTGAACGCTTGATGACGGAGGATCTGCGCACGGCCGTCGCGGTCGCGCGGCGCTCGCATCCGAACGCCATTATTGGCGTCATCGGCGACAGCATGGGCGCCGCCACCACGATCGCGACATTCGGCGATCCCAACGCGCCGGAAGTTGATCGTGTTGTGCTCGTGGCGCCCGCCGTGTGGGGCTGGTCAACTTTGCCGGACGCGTACGCCATGACACTCTGGGTCGGCGCGCACACCTTCCCGTGGCGCGCCGTGACGCCGCCGCGCGGCGTCGTGCGCACGCGCACCGCGTCGGACAATCGCGAAGCGTTGCTGCAAGCCGGGCGCGCGCCGCATATGATCTGGCGCACGCGCATCGACGCCGTCTATGGCCTCGTTGGCCTGATGGAGACGGCGTCCGAGCGGGCGGCCAATCTCGATGGCGACGTGCTCTTCCTGTATGGCGCCAACGATCAGATCATCCCGCGCAATTCGGCGCTCGCCGCCGCGCGTCGGCTGCCCCGTACCGTGCGCACCGCTTACTACGAAGATGGCTGGCATTGGCTGCTGCGCGACCAGCAGCGTGAGGTCGTTTACGAGGACATCCTGACCTTCCTGCGCGATCCCGCCGCGCCCTTACCGTCCGGCGCGCCGCCCCTGTTGCCGGTCGTTCAAGCAAATCGTTAACGGGATTGCCCTAGGCTCGCCGCGCTATGGCTGCGGCGGCTGCAAAATCCCTGTTCGACAAGCGCAAGATGGCGCTGGCCAAGGCGCGTTTCCGCGCCTGGTGGGAAGGCGAGCAATTCGATGAGGATGCGGCCCTGGCCGCTATCGAAGCCGCCCATGAAGCCGCTAACGAGAACGTCGACCAGGGCGCACTCGAAGACGAACTCTTTGAATTCGACATGCCGCCGCGCCTAGCCGCACTTCAGGTGCTGTGGGGTGAGGGGCGTATTCGTCCGGGCGAGGAGAGCGCCGACGGCTTGCAGATCGCGCGCTTGGGCTTGCCGCCCGACGGCGTATTGGCGCTGTTGGGGCCAGGTCTAGTCGCACCGCTCTCCGCTCTTGCCGCGAAGCACCCTGGTCGCATCGAGATTTATGAGTGGCGCGAAGAGACGATCGCGGCGCTGCGCCATCAGGTCAAAGAGGCAAAGCTCGCCGCCCGCGTGAACGTCACGCTGATCGATCTGGAATCGCACAGCTTGCCCGTGGGCGCATTCGACGGCCTCTTCAGCACCGATGATTTCGCCTACGCCAGTTACCAGCCGCACCTCGCGCAACAAGTGATGAAGGGCTTGAAGCCGGGCGCCTGCGCGGTGATCGAGGCCTATGTCGGCTTCAAAGCAGCAGAGTTCGCGACGGCGTTTGCGTCATGCTTCGCCGAGCCGCAAATCCGTCCGCACGGTGATCTGCTCAAGGTGTTGACGGATACGGGGCTGATCGTCGAAGGCGACGAAGACATCACCGACGAATTCTTGGCGCTCGCGCGTACGAGTTTCTTGGGGCTCGGCCAGAAACTGGCCGACGCCACCAAGCTCAGCGTTGCCGCCGCGCGCGAACTCGCTTGGGAAGCCGAAGCGTGGAAGACGCGTTTGCGGCTGCTGGCGCAGCTGCGTTTGCAGCGCCGCCGGATCGTCGTGCGCAAGCCCGCGGAGGAAGCGCCGCCCGAGCCTGTGGTTGAAGAGGGTGTGGCGGAGGCGCCGCCGCCCGTTGCTCCGACCCCGAAAGAGCCCGAGCCCGACACGACCAAGCACCTCGAGATTATGCAAAAAGTCTTGGCCGAGTCCGAGAAGAACAAGCGCTAAATCGCGAAAGCGAATGCGCCGGTTGACGCAAGCTCCACATCGACCGTTTCGCCCAAACTAATCCGCGCCGGCGCCAGCGCGCGCCAAATGACGCCGTTCGCTTCCAAGCGCACAAGATCGTGCGCGCCATGCGGACGCACATCGCGCACGCGCACGCTGGCGCCTGGCCGCAACGCGATCGCTTCCGCGCGTACGGCGACATCTGCTTCGGCGCCTTCCGCGATATGCGCTGCGGCTACGGCGCCGAACGGCGTCTGGATCGCACCGTTCTGAACGCGGCCACGGTACGTGTTGATCGACCCAAGTGCTGCAGCCACGTGCAACGAGGCAGGTTTGTCATAGGCCTCACGCGGCGGCGCTTCTTGCAGCACGCGCCCGGACTTTAAGATCACGAGACGATCGGCGACTTGCAACGCGTCTTCAGCGTCGTGCGTGACAAAGAGTGTGGTGGTCTTCGTCTCAGCGAGAGTCGCCAATGTGGCGTCACGCAATTCAGCGCGTAGAACCGGATCGAGCCCGGAGAAGGGCTCGTCCAGCAACACCGCGCGCGGCGCGGGCGCCAGCGCGCGTGCGAGGGCCACGCGCTGTTGTTCGCCGCCGGAGAGTTCATGCGGAAAAGCATGTGCGCGATGCTTCAGGCCAACGCGGTCAAGCCAACGCAACGCTTTCTCATCACGCTCGGCGCGGGGCAACTTGTCCAAGCCAAAGGCCACGTTCGCGCCCGCATTGAGGTGCGGGAAGAGCGCGTAATCCTGAAACACCATGCCGATGCGGCGCGCTTCGGCAGGCAGCGTGCGCCCCGGCGTTGAGACAATCTCGTCGCCGATGCGCACTTCGCCAGCGTCCACGGCTTCCAGGCCCGCGATCAAACGCATGATCGTGGATTTGCCCGAGCCTGATGGGCCGAGCAGGGCGAGCACCTTCGCTTCGGGCGCCGTCAGCGAAACGGAATCCAATGCTACGACGCCCGCATAGGTGCGGCGTACGCTCATAAGTGAAACGCTACTCATGCGCGCCCGCCCTTGTTTTCGCGATGCCGCGCGTCAGCAACAATATTGGCAAAAGCCCGGCGACGAAAATCAACAGCGCCGGTGTCGCCGCTTCGAGCAAACGCTCGTCGCTGGCGTACGTGCTGGCCTTGACTGCGAGCGTGTCGAAGTCGAACGGACGCAAGATTAGGGTCGCGGGCAATTCCTTGAGGATTTCCACGAACAGGATCAGCGCCGCCGCGGCCAAGCTCGGGGCGGCGATTGGTAAATCCACGCGCAGGAAGCGCCGCCACGGGCCCGCGCCAAGCGTGCGCGCAGATGCGTCGAGGCCTCTTGAGAGCCGCGCGAGCCCCGCATCGATCGGTTGCACGCCAGCGGAAGCGAAGCGCGCCGCGTAGGTCCAGAACAATGCGATCAGCGCAACGCCCGTGCCGAAGCCGCCGACCCATCCCGCTTCGCGCGCCATGGCAAACAGCGCCAGCATGCCCATGGCGATCACCGCGCCGGGCGCTGCATAGCCAATGCTTGCGGCCACCATGGACGTCTTGCCCATTGCGCCCATGCGTCGCGCCGCAACTGCGATCGCGGCGGCAAGCACAAGCGTCAGCAACGCGCCGCCCGCCGACAGCAGCACTGAATTCACAAACGGCCCGATCACGTCCTCGACGTTCGCGTGCAGCAGCGCCAAACGTGCAAGCCAGGCCAAAGGTGCAACCGCGCCCAGAATGATCAGCGCGAT from Vitreimonas flagellata includes:
- a CDS encoding acyl-CoA dehydrogenase family protein, which encodes MDTSTLNELLDAVRRFVNERLIPLEAKVSEDDAIPDDALAEMRALGLFGLSIPEEFGGLGLSMEEECRTMFEFCRCSPAFRSAFGTNVGIGSQGLVMFGTPEQKAKYLPGIAAGDIVTSFALTEPEAGSDSGSVRTKAEFRGDHYLLNGSKRYITNAARASLFTVMARTNQDVKGGGGVSAFLVPRDLPGLSVSKPEKKMGQQGAHIHDVNFDNVKVPVENRLGEEGQGFRIAMQVLDRGRLHISSVCVGVAERLIEESVRYAAERKQFGQAIASFQMIQAMLADCRAEANAGRAMVLEAARKRDRGEDVVMDAAAAKLFCSEMVGRVADRAVQIFGGSGYVADYGVERFYRDVRIFRLYEGTSEIQRVIIAREMMKQGK
- a CDS encoding ATP-binding protein; this translates as MLISTILVTAAGSTAAFLVYRQNALRGALNVTLAYLEERQKTEERVFEDIRDVQSSAQRLYEQRLKTIDQRAALRAFEALFPLQADGSRRSVDMVFDGGRAADGVNVFGVGSFMANGARMTPEEKLEIYAAYLVLRDMGPIILPRLDNLYFFTQQNRMVMFAPNREDRLSFYRHDAPATFAFQHEEFAVISTTSANPAALTRCTGLRRFITDPTGRRLSSACMTPQDLDGRRVGAWGASITMADGLRASVESALPGTSNAILDRQGGLIAHGDLIGANASHNVAAVSERLGIAQVMDFIRASEADSGVVPHVINGNYVVFARIDGPDWIFLSLVPQEIVARHASHSAGMFFIIGALAVLAQVLLLAFLMYRWVVRPTMRLTEAASANASLCLDDIAGRQDELGELARALTARDQRDAERLNALAEASADAQAASQAKSQFLSAMSHELRTPLNAVIGYTEIMREDAVEAKRATDVADHNRVLAAARRLLHLINEVLDLSKVESGRIQLEIEPANVVELANDALDAIRPQAEANGNELVLEAPANLPLGHTDNFKLGQCLLNLLSNACKFTRNGEIRVRVRHEHGLFVFEVSDTGVGIPADKIGNLFQPFVQADSSTTRTFGGTGLGLAITRRMAQLMGGDVTVESVSGQGSVFTLTVAVSLEDGKAEIEAA
- a CDS encoding CbrC family protein, with protein sequence MNDKPHFRFHPDAYEHQCFEESDEPCAACGRPCVWKYTNHIYALPPEPTAICARCIADGSVAKTVPEGDYSLHDCSFDEEPSDALAAEVEQRTPGFSTYNPFVWPVRDGAPLAFLGFGEDDNLLRLPQVQAAIAVLAEEMGGGVAPNYAMIFRTLEGDEYVATLDLD
- a CDS encoding uracil-DNA glycosylase family protein, which encodes MAEIRACRACELPHEPRPVVWVHPDARILIAGQAPGRRVHETGIPWNDASGDRLRDWLQMDRDAFYDKTKIAVAAMGFCFPGTVKGADLPPRRECAPLWRPRLLPLLKNVRLTLLVGTYAQRYHLGAAVKSTLGETVASWRDYPANVMPLPHPSWRNSAWLKRNPWFEREVLPELGRRVSSALR
- a CDS encoding ABC transporter ATP-binding protein; translation: MSSVSLMSVRRTYAGVVALDSVSLTAPEAKVLALLGPSGSGKSTIMRLIAGLEAVDAGEVRIGDEIVSTPGRTLPAEARRIGMVFQDYALFPHLNAGANVAFGLDKLPRAERDEKALRWLDRVGLKHRAHAFPHELSGGEQQRVALARALAPAPRAVLLDEPFSGLDPVLRAELRDATLATLAETKTTTLFVTHDAEDALQVADRLVILKSGRVLQEAPPREAYDKPASLHVAAALGSINTYRGRVQNGAIQTPFGAVAAAHIAEGAEADVAVRAEAIALRPGASVRVRDVRPHGAHDLVRLEANGVIWRALAPARISLGETVDVELASTGAFAFAI
- a CDS encoding alpha/beta fold hydrolase, producing MLIAACVPTVQQAQSPLAEFHGPGFDVANERFYSFDGAPLGLTAWVPEGEPTAVLIALHGMNDYANTYYLAGPWFAERGVALYAYDARGFGRSPRRGVWAGERLMTEDLRTAVAVARRSHPNAIIGVIGDSMGAATTIATFGDPNAPEVDRVVLVAPAVWGWSTLPDAYAMTLWVGAHTFPWRAVTPPRGVVRTRTASDNREALLQAGRAPHMIWRTRIDAVYGLVGLMETASERAANLDGDVLFLYGANDQIIPRNSALAAARRLPRTVRTAYYEDGWHWLLRDQQREVVYEDILTFLRDPAAPLPSGAPPLLPVVQANR